In Erigeron canadensis isolate Cc75 chromosome 1, C_canadensis_v1, whole genome shotgun sequence, a single window of DNA contains:
- the LOC122585727 gene encoding F-box/kelch-repeat protein At3g06240-like: MPSSSCYHVYNFRFGFDPKTDDYKVIKLTANIPLATGHYIHKDKQWKQVEVYSTRNHSWKFIKSYPPRCKDVIGRNEVCVDGHDGHLHWLAYDVKEEVELIRRQKIVALDLGAETFNQISLPDSLQIYNYNRPITCDFMTGKLCVMSQVKESEFEIWVMDEYGVAESWWLKHRVFSHQCSILRPLGFTLHNELVYIDNDECISLYDPIASKMLSIVSERSLAVQKKGLELGLLKRELVIKDYVRQDLL; the protein is encoded by the exons ATGCCCTCTTCTTCTTGTTATCATGTCTATAATTTCCGGTTTGGATTTGACCCCAAAACAGATGATTACAAAGTTATTAAGCTAACAGCCAACATTCCATTAGCTACTGGGCATTACATTCACAAGGATAAACAATGGAAGCAAGTGGAGGTTTATAGTACGAGAAATCATTCTTggaaatttatcaaaagttaTCCACCTCGGTGTAAAGATGTTATTGGTAGAAATGAAGTTTGTGTTGATGGACATGATGGTCATCTTCATTGGCTAGCTTACGATGTCAAGGAGGAGGTGGAATTGATCAGACGACAAAAGATTGTTGCACTTGATTTGGGTGCAGAGACTTTCAATCAGATATCTCTCCCAGATTCtttacaaatttataattataacagGCCTATTACTTGCGATTTTATGACAGGAAAGCTTTGTGTGATGTCACAAGTTAAAGAGAGTGAGTTTGAGATATGGGTAATGGATGAGTATGGCGTGGCTGAATCATGGTGGCTCAAACACCGTGTGTTCTCACACCAATGTAGTATTCTTAGACCACTTGGATTCACATTGCATAATGAGCTCgtttatattgataatgatGAATGTATATCTTTGTACGATCCAATTGCCTCTAAG ATGCTAAGCATTGTATCGGAAAGGAGCCTCGCTGTCCAAAAAAAGGGTTTAGAACTTGGTTTACTTAAAAGGGAATTGGTCATTAAGGACTACGTAAGACAAGATCTCTTATAG
- the LOC122590528 gene encoding F-box protein CPR1-like has translation MASRKQPTTMTNFPDDLLCNNIFIRLSAKQLAQMKSLSKRLNASLSHPDFIKSHVNHSIHNKVEILMVFYSLFSFRDKEFTAHPTKSPHLEVSNIFKLPANTSSKHTFCRVLGSVNGLICFSYRPHPTHVINIWNPSLSALIALPPYSIPDCSHTLQFRFGYDPKTDDYKVVKLACYVGVPRFSENRGFHVPKEWQQVEVYSMKKGSWELITNTFPSHVTMIYNEDQVCVDGHDGRLHWIGYMYDKMKLQTILTFEFVRGDFQSDMSSRCYTRV, from the coding sequence ATGGCTTCACGGAAACAGCCAACAACAATGACAAACTTCCCTGATGATCTTTTATGCAACAACATTTTCATTCGTTTATCTGCAAAACAACTTGCTCAAATGAAGTCTCTCTCTAAACGATTGAATGCTTCTTTATCTCATCCCGACTTTATTAAATCCCACGTCAACCACTCAATCCACAACAAAGTTGAAATTCTCATGGTGTTTTactctttgttttcttttcgtGATAAAGAATTCACTGCACACCCAACTAAATCTCCTCATCTCGAAGTATCTAATATCTTCAAACTTCCAGCCAACACATCATCAAAACATACCTTTTGTCGTGTACTTGGTTCAGTTAATGGTTTAATATGTTTTAGCTATCGTCCACATCCAACTCATGTCATTAACATCTGGAACCCTTCTCTCTCCGCCTTAATAGCTCTCCCACCATATAGTATTCCTGACTGCAGTCATACTTTACAATTTCGATTTGGGTATGATCCCAAAACTGATGATTACAAAGTAGTTAAGCTTGCATGCTATGTTGGAGTACCCAGATTCTCGGAAAATAGAGGTTTTCATGTCCCTAAAGAATGGCAGCAAGTGGAGGTCTATAGTATGAAAAAGGGTTCTTGGGAATTAATCACTAACACGTTTCCATCCCATGTTACAATGATTTACAATGAAGATCAAGTTTGTGTAGATGGACATGATGGCCGACTTCATTGGATTGGTTATATGTATGATAAGATGAAGCTACaaacaatcttgacatttgaatttgtGCGTGGAGACTTTCAGTCTGATATGTCTTCCAGATGTTATACAAGAGTATAA
- the LOC122578088 gene encoding UDP-glucose 6-dehydrogenase 4-like, protein MSYRACKTCNKKVNEALDSGYWCEACQKNDASCSLRYILSANFSDASGGAWFSVFSEEAEKIVGCSTDELDKMKSQICCIGAGYVGGPTMALIALKCPDVQVAVVDISVPHINAWNSEQLPIYEQSLDDVVKQCRGKNLFFSTDVEKHVCEADIVFVSVDKAADLTKV, encoded by the exons ATGTCATATCGAGCATGCAAAACATGTAACAAGAAAGTTAATGAAGCTCTTGATTCTGGTTACTGGTGTGAAGCATGCCAAAAGAACGATGCTAGCTGCAGTTTGAG GTATATATTGAGTGCAAATTTTTCTGATGCAAGTGGCGGAGCTTGGTTTTCAGTTTTTAGTGAAGAAGCTGAGAAAATAGTTGGTTGCTCGACTGATGAGCTTGATAAAATGAAGTCACAG ATCTGCTGTATTGGAGCTGGATATGTCGGGGGTCCCACGATGGCTCTGATAGCACTTAAGTGCCCGGATGTTCAGGTGGCTGTGGTTGATATTTCTGTACCTCACATCAATGCTTGGAATAGTGAGCAACTGCCAATTTATGAGCAGAGTCTTGATGATGTCGTGAAGCAATGCCGAGGCAAGAACCTATTCTTTAGCACCGATGTGGAGAAGCATGTGTGTGAGGCGGATATAGTGTTTGTTTCGGTTGACAAAGCTGCAGATCTGACGAAAGTGTGA